The genomic interval ACCAATCAAACACAGATGGGTTTAGTGCTGCATGTTTAAGTGATActtgtaagtttttgttgttattattatcaccAGCCGTTGAAAGGTGAAGGCGGAGTGATAACATTCTGCCCATCTCTGTCactcaaaatatctcatgaaacagaaaactttcagaaagtaatcattgggtgcaCGTCTACGACTGATAACCCTTTGGAGCCATGCGtatttaagatggctgacacaggcAAGTGACcttcaaagtcacaaaaatgactaaaactcagtcaattttacagttattaagctaacatttggtttggtagtagctgagagcatTCCTCAACACATACATTGAGGGCAATGtgatattttttacttaaaacaagGCAACAGGTGATGTGGATTTTCtcaaagaaacttaaaaatgaTTGCTAATAGTTTATTTTCTATCTATTTCAGTGACAGTGATAGTGACAGTGACTATTATTGAGTCtcctttttacacaaaatatgcATCAACATGAAGATGACCAAATGatcataaatattaaagttatATGCAAAACAGtcgttttataaaacaaatgtttagacGTGTTTGGTTCAGACTTTGGAGTTGTAAACACGTACAGATGATCTGCAGGCTGAGGGGACGTGAGGTGAGCTGTGCTCtctgagaggaacagagagTCTCTGAGAAAGATCCAAGAGTCTGAATGATTCTGCAACACCTCTGCAAGAGCCCCGAGGGACTCATCCTGACGGGCGTTTATGTCTCAGCGAAGAAACATTACTGATGAAAGATGAGCGGCAGAGGTTGAGGGGCCACGAGCGCGGCGAGCCGAGGTGCCAGCTGAGCTCAGGGGCCGCgtgcaaaataaatattcatcatCTGAGCATCCGTTCAGTCACATTCAGGGATCTGAATTCCTGCATGTGTTTGGTGTTTGGTTCTAAAAATGACTTCTAAACAGAGGAAAGCAAGCCTTTGGTAACGCTGATGACGTTGAGTCAAAATGACCTGACAGTCATCACACCTGACAGTCTAACATTCACACCTACTCAGCCAACCTTCACACTCAGAGGCAACTGTTCAGTCCATGACGTTCATCTAGTCAGCGTTAGCCAACCACTGCATATATACGAACGCTTTATTTTTCTATGAATGCTTTTCCAAATGCGTACTGTTTTGTTAGTCCTGCACTTCCTGGCAGAAACAAGCAACATCCTGCTGACAGGATTCACACTGAGTCAaatgttttctctgtaaaaacTGTACAGCGACGTTTTCCTGACTGGAACTGGAAAGATGTTTTTACTGAATGGTGTTCTCTGATCATGCCCTGGGTGGTTTTACCTCATgggtttttatgatttaattgtgtcagtgctgactcagcattttagcctttttttgttgtttgacttCAGTGTGCTCGCTGTTTCTTAACCTTGCAATATTAAACTTTTGAGCTagtcttcttctgtttctgcccTCTAACTGTGATAGTCAACACAAACAAAGTCCAACAGAGGTTAGaaaacttctgttctgtagacatttcgcttctcatccgaggattttcatcaattcaaaaagcagagagagtgGAGTTCAAGCTCTTAAAGCGGAGATGTTATGTAAGCTAGAATCACGTTATATtcacattccttttttttagatttattatgtcctggatgactgacaaTCTACACCAGCAGAGGATGGAAAGTTGACATTTGAGGAATGTTTCACATCTGAAGGGCTTGTGGTCACCGGGTCAACCATAAGCTCTtctgcataaataaatatactgtattaaaacccaataaatataaatgtgcttCTGTTCACATGAAGTCTTGTTTACCTAATTCTGAGATCTGGAAgacttttttaacaaatgaattTAGGTTGTATTGTTTCTCGGaaggaaaaactgaagtttttttttttttgaagtgcaaGTTTTCTGGAGGATAAACTAGCTGGAAAATGTTGCCCTTTTGTTGCACTTttgctttaaccctcctgaagccctcaaaagagagagagagacaaagacaggtagagaagcccttgtaactttgggtcagtttgacccgaatgccacgggagggttaaatcAAACTGCAGTGAAAGCTTTTATCGGCCAGCGTGAACTGAGTCACTCTGATATCGCCGCTCCGCATCACGTCCCTGACATGCCTCTGCCTTTCACGTCAGGAAACAGGGAAACACTGGAGATGGCTGCGGTGCGATCCGCTCGACAGCATCTGGGTTACCTGTTGCCTAGCAACCAGGATAATTAAGTTAGGCTTTGCTTCCAGTTATCAGGAGTAATGTctactttatatatataaattaaaaaaaacacacaagttattaaaatttgtcacgTGTTGCATCTGTTTCTGAATCCAATAAGTGGACTTGTTGATAATAACAGCAATAATTGCTCTGCAAAACGGGATTTATTTACTTAGTGCTGCATAATAAGAGTGGCTCATTAAACTCTCATTACTGTGATGCATTCAGACAAACTAATCTCATGTTCCTGCAATGttattatcacccgccgctgaGAGGTCAAGGCGGAGcgttctgtgtgtgcatgtgtttgtctcttagcaaaatatctcatgcactaatagacacattttatttaaagttccAGGAAGTGATCATTAGATGTATAGTCACAAAGTACTAACTTCTGgagctgattcaagatggctgcctaagCCGGTTGAccttaaaagacacaaaaaacgggttaaactcagtcaattttacagatattgacccaaagtttggtgtggaagctgagactgatcaaCAACACACTCTAAACACAATGCACAAGAGCTTTACTTAAACCTTTAACTCTTCGAATCAaccctctttgtctgttagcaaaataattcaaggtggctgctacagccaacagactttaaataacacaaaaaaatgataaagttcagtcggttttgcagatattgagctaaaatctgatgtggtagtagctgagactgatcctcactACACACTTAAACTGATCGATCCTGTTTGTTctcaaaataaatcatgaacccctggacagattctaatgaaactttcagaaagtaatcattagatgtaaatctacaaccgGTAACCTTttgaattcagttcagttcaagatggccgccatagctaaTCGACCTTTGCCAGTCATTCCCATTGCATACTCTGAGCGTAACATCTCGCTACATCACatatttttcaaggtttgactaaatcGGCTACACTTTCTAATTCAAATTTGCATAATGCTTCGGCCTAAAACCTTTATTAGGGGACAGTGACACGTGTCCACAAACTCAAAAAAAGCTTCATGAAAACgaataaaagagcagaaaaaaatctttaaaaaaaaagctgtcagaatgcttataaaacacatttactgtgAGGTAAAAGAACACTACAATTCtttcatgcttttctttttttacttgctctttggtgtctgtttttaaagttttatcaagctttaaaaacagactcTGCAACAAAGTCCTAAAAGgactttttctgcaaaaaacagagcaaaaagaaaattaactcTGGCGTTACCAGTGATGACATATATAATAGCATACAAAAATTCCTTCTTAGATTACAATAAACCAAGGctgaaaatgaacacagacCCTGTTCTTGTGCTTCTGTTACTCAATAGTTCAACAATACTTCATGTGCTGCTTCTTATATTCCCTGCAAAGAAGATTAAACTCTGCTGGATTGCAGCTGGTAGAATTTCCTGCActctttaaagctgcagcagatcttTCATCGACATTTTTTAGGTATTTCCATGAGCTAGAGGAGGAGATACAGGTCCAGGCAAAAAGAGATGGATTTTTTCTATTCAACGCACAATTTacgtaaaaagaaaaaaaaattcctgtcatttcagctttttgattTGGCAGTCAGCAAACTGATGATCTTTTCCAGATGTTCATGACCAGCCACAGAAACATCCTTGAAATTGAGATAAAATgtgctgctttatttaaaaaaattaaaaaggtcagaaaataaaaaaataaatgcatatttaagTTTCACTGCACATGGAGCTGCTCTCCAAAGATGTTCTACTTCATCATCCTTGAGCCCTGAAAGACCACTTAAAGTGAATTATAGGTATAATTAAGCATAAAATAGAGCAaaaattgtaaatgtttgtatgtTTCTCATACGAAGAGCAAAAAGATAATGTTTAAATAGTAATCATTTTGGTAAAGATGATTTTCTGGAGTTTTTGAATCTGAATTTATCTGCTTGTCTGTGTATAATTATAAACTCAGacttaaaatgatctttaatcGTAAAGGTCATGGAGTTGTAAGACGAGCAGACGGGTCTGCGTTGTTGTACAAACCAATTCCAAAAAGGTTGGGACAGtgtgtgaaacctcaataaaaacagaatgcaatgatttgcaaatttcataaaaaaacatattttcttcacaGTGAAACAGCAAAATTATCAAATGTTAAAGCTAACAAATGGcacctgcttttattttaaaggtcaatttgaattttatggtagcaacatattttttaaagttgggaCAGAGCCATGTTTACCACAGTGACGCATCCTCTCTACTTTTAGCAGCAGTCTGTAAACACCGAGGAGCTgaagagagcagctgctggagtcatggaggggaatgttgtctcATTCCCGTCTGAAGtgggattctagctgctcaacagtcctgggtctttttgttggatttttttgctCGATGGAGCACAAGTTGTTCTCAAACCTATATGCAGTGTTCTGcatgatggtgcctttccaaatgtgcattaatgcacccccataccaccAGAGAGGCTGGTTTTttaactgtgtgctgataacaggctggatggtccctttCCTCCGtggtttggacccgtctgacctcagaacagttctcctctttggtccagagaaaacagcagcacatctggcttcttctttgcatgatagagctttaagtacctgttttttatttctttgtttgtttttcttcccaattttccactaaggaacattattctgaaactgttccaCGATTTTTAGACGcatttttctgcagaacttctgcctatctttacttctgacagattcagcctctctaaaactTTCTCTTTATACTCAGTCCCCTTACTGACCTGTTATtaattaacctaatttgttGTACAATggtcctccagctgtttcttatttgtaccacttacttttaaaaccttgttgTTGCCATACAatccaaaattaaaatttttctcCCCAAAAATTGGAACAATTCATTAGTTTCAACACTTgctatgtttactatgttctattgtaaataaaaaatatgggTTTCGATTTGCAAACatattgctttctgtttttatttacattttacacactgtCACCACTGGGGTTGTTATATAAACACAAACCTTCCAAGGTTGACGTTACCTCGACGGTAGATGTAGCTCCAAAATTCAAACGAGTCTCAAAGCATTAATAATGCATTCAGGTATAAACAAGTCCGCCATGCTTTGGGCACTGATGAATCCACATAACATCACAGATGTCGGCTGTTGCACCTTTCATTAATAACACTCAGTATGGTGCCGCTCATCTTTGGCACGATTCACTGatcatcctgtttttttaaaaaaagaagtagaaaCCAACTCGGGTCCACAGAATCTGTCTCAGATCTGGGATGAGTTCAGAGGATCCTCAGAGATCCATAATGGTCATCTCCCATCTTTTGGGGGAAAAAGGAGGGGATGGTAGAGGactatgaatttatttcttcacaTAAGCTCAAACCAGTTGTGGTGTTTCATTCAGTTCGATTGGGTTTAGCCAAAATAATTAGTTACAATTAGAAAAATATGATGttgaccttaaaaaaattaGAGCCAAAGATCTGCTGTGATTTCTGACTTTTTGTCTGTATGCCTGtaaaacatgtattttcttttatactCCTCTGTTTGTTGAGCTTTTGGCACCAAATCCTTTTAGTTTTGGATAGATTACAAAAAAGAAGCTCCTCGGAAAAAAGGTTATCATTGGTGTCTGGGTGTGGTTGTAACAAGTCATACAAATATATCATAAACATCAAACATTTCACatgtaaaattacaaaacatccTAACCTTTGCAGAAAATAGAGTGCTATATATAAAGCTTCAAATGGAACCTGATTAAGAAAGGCTTTTCAACTCTTAAATTGTAATACCgctttgaatttttctttttttttaaataaaaacaacaacaaaacaaaaaacattgctGCTATGTCTCTGTTTTCTGGATTTTGCAGCTTGAGATTCATTTTATCACTAGCTTTAACAAGCGTTTCTGGGTTATTTTCCCCGTGggtcttttatcttttatgcaCATCCGTGCtgtcaaatgattatttttgaaaCTCACTCGTTTTATTGCAACCTCTCTTACCTCAACATCAATAGCTCTGCGTCCAGAAGCTTTTTATGACTGCAGGTATAAAAGGTTGCTGTGTTTGAATAAGTCACGAGTCAAATCAGGTGGGAGATTCGACTCCAAGGCCGAGGAGGGAAATCAATGAACCCTTTGGTTTTATGTGACACTTTAAAGCAGCAAACTGTTTTATACTTAAAACAATATGCAGCAGTAACTATCCTGGAACCACCGCTGCTACAATAAACGTTTCAGAAACACACCTTTCTATTGCGCTTTAAAACGCAGCTGTCAATATTGTCTTCAGTCAGGCGTGACTGCACATCTTTTCCTGTTAAAAGCAGAGACTTGGGTCTTTGTGGACACAGCAAGGCATTGTGGGTATTCTTGAGGAGCGTTACAGATTGACAAATATTTGAGGTGCAGTCCAGCTCTGTTTACCTCAGACAAAGGTTCGGGCTGAAGCCGTTACGACTGAATTATCCATCACACAGAAGTCAGAGGTAGAAGAGTCAGAGACACTTTTCAGATCTTCTGATGTGTTCGAACAGAATctctaatttctttttatcacCCGGCGCCAAAGGCCAAACagcaatattgtttttattcctcaTGTTGGGAcgtgcgtgtgtttgtttaactgtaatattgtcaaaaaactttaatgaaactctcagaaagtgatcctTGGATGAGCATCTGCAaatgattaacgtttggagtcagcctcattcaagatggccatcacagccaccttaggaaatacaaaaatggctataatttaggcaaatgtacagatatttgactcaaatctggcgtggtagtagctgacagtcattcccaacacatattcagagcactaactgatcgtgtctaatctgttttttcattaactgtttgtgtcaatcctgtttgtctgttactaaaatatctcatgaaccccttgATTccgtgaaactctcagaaaataatcactggatctacgtctacaactcattaacagctggagtcaacctaattcaagatggccaccactgctaaTCAAACTTAGTCAATCCAAAactggctttaactcagtcagttttacagataattgaGCTAATCGTCcttttttcaaatgttcttttattttttcattgagTTTGAACCCAACAAAACCACTTCAAGTTTGCATAATCTACATCCGCAATTATTCATATGAAACCTGCCTCCGTTTCAGGTATTAACAACAATCCTCCAAAACATTAGAAGAGgtatgaatatttaaaaaaaggatgtaagaaaaaaaaaaacagcaagtggAATGGGAGTCTTAAATATTTTAGagaaacttgcaaaaatatacttacaaaaaaagtctcaaTAAGGATGAATGCTGAGAAATGATTAAATGCAGAGATTAATCACAGCGTAGCCACATATATTATAATGTTTTGTTCCACACATAAAAGTCCTCATTTATTCATAGCGGTGGGAATATCATATCAAGGATCAGTGCATTCCTCAGGATAAATGagtttcttatttctttttaggCAAAAAGAAAGTTATCTGCATTTTCAAACGTTGCAGACGTTTGTAATTATGAACCTGGTCCAGTCGAAGCTGTGGAAAAGCTGAAGAGTCACATTTTCCAAAACattataaatatttgatatCTAATTGATTTTCATCCAGAGCACTGgagatttgttgcttttttttgcgTAGTAAAGtgaaaaatctgaatttgtACAAAAGCTACAACttgaaaagttcaaataaatcataaaaaacattcGATGTACATTACTGTCAAAGGCCTGCTGTCTCGACCTGTCACCGGGTTGTTCCCGGAGGTGCCGATCGAAGGCCAGCAGACCAGCTCATGGATCCACGATGGGAATCGTGCTGACCTTGTTGTTCCTGCTGATCCGGCGCTCGGGCCGCTGTCTGGGTAGTTTGGTCTGGATCAGTTCCTCCGGCGTGTTACCAAGTGGAGGCAGAAGCCTTTTCTTGCTGTTCCTGGTCTCAGGTAACCACTGAGGCGGCAGTTCGAATGGTCCGAACCCAAACTGGGTGGAGTCCTCTGCGTCGATCGATGTAGCAGGCGTAGCAGGCGCCACCTGCGACGAGGAGGCATATGCACACGTATGAACAGGAGAAGCCCGAGGAACTGAAGAAGGGACCTCCTTAGTAATGACAAGGCCCCCTCTGgagtcttttgttgttttcacttcGCCTCTGAAGCTTCCGAGTCTTGACCCACTCTTCTGCTCCTCTTTGCAGTCCCCTGACCCATGGGAGGGGATCTCATTCTCTGCAtgttcctcttcttcctcctcttcaggtCTGAAGATCTGCTGCTGGCCAATGTTAAACATCTCTAGAAGCTGGCTCCCAGAGCGACCAGCCGTCTCCAGCCCCACCGGCTCCCCGATTACCCCGTCTCCGCCTAAAGAGGCCAGACCCCCGGTGCTCACCACGTTCCGACGACTGTAACGTCTTTGAATCCTGGACAGCAGCTCCAGGCAGCAGTGCCGCGCTGAGCGGTTAACAGTCAGAAACAGGACGGGGTTGGTGAAGAGGGACACCTTCGGGAGCCAGAGGGCAGTGAGGTACAACAAGGCGGGCAGCTCTTCGGGGTCCGCCAAAATGGTACGGTAAACCACCAAGGCTCCGTAGGGCGCGCTGCAAGCTGAGAAAGCCAGCACCGCCGCCAGCAGGGTGGCGTGGAGCTCGCCTTCTCTTTGCGACACGTACGGGATGGAGATACTGTTCTGAGGGGTCCGCAGCGCCGCGATGATCACCTTCTTCTTTTGGCTGGCGCTGAGCGCTCGGCGGATCAGGAGCATGAAGAGGAAGACCAGGGCCAGGGGGAAGATCACCGTGGTGATGTTGTATATCAGAACATAGACCATGTGACCCAGAGAGCGAGCGTGGTCGTCAGAGCAGGAAGAGGTCACGTACACATCCGTAACGTTGGTCACGGCAAACACGGGGAGGCTGGCCACGACTGCATGGACCCAGATGTAGATGACTAAATCTCGAGAACGTGCATCGGAGATTTTCCTCTCTAATGGATACAGCACTGAGTAGTAtctgcagacaaaaacacaaagaattgGCTCGCATGTAGGCCTCTACAGAAGAGAAACTAGAGGTAAGATGTAGCAAaggtgtgaaaaataaaataaactacgTGGAGTTTTAGAATCTCTGCGTTGCTTGAGCTGTGTcctgctgtggaaaaaaaaggccttttgtTTGAGCAGAGAGTCGCCTGAATGCAGTCATGCTGATACGGACTATAAAAATCTCTCCTAAGAGGATACACAGGAAATACGGATAAACAGAGTGgaattttaaaacatgagtGTGCCTAAATACCCACATCAGTAACAGGAGCTGAAATAGCCAGCTCTGAACAAACATGTCTGCTATTTATAACCACCACTGAAGATGAAGCAGAGGGAATGTGTGTaatctgttaggaaaatatgtcGTGAACCAGAGCACAGATTTAAAcgaatctctcagaaagtaatccctgggtggacatctacaactagtGGTGTCAAtcatattcaagatggccaccacagctaagcaatcttagccaacacaaaaatggccacattTAAGCCTGAAATACAAGCTTTAACTGGTTTCACCGGAAGGACGAAGGACGTAAAATATTCATGAAGTAGTTCTGTACTTTACAGGatattaatataatttttcaTAGCTggattgtgatgttttttttctgtaagtaGAGGCAAAAAGAAAGTTATCTCGAAAATGGActaatattttaagaaaaacctaaaatgtgTCCCTTTTAGGACTAATAACATCCTAACTGAACAGTTAAACTCCAGTTATTCCTTTTCAATCACTTTGTTTGGAAAAGGATCAGATATTCAGAGCAATAACTGATACAGTAATTTAAATTACATGGGTGTGTTTTTAAGGCActctgaaaacaacataaatacatCCCCTgatattacagaaaaaaaaaatctctcttattttttgtgca from Kryptolebias marmoratus isolate JLee-2015 linkage group LG19, ASM164957v2, whole genome shotgun sequence carries:
- the gpr176 gene encoding G-protein coupled receptor 176 translates to MNGWSRAATVGDGAVNFTSAHLWLDLQNDSSPETRWDGGSSPPPAAGTGLDEQQRLLRERAYRDFSTAVQVFILIGSLLGNATVLWCTCCTTVFKSVTNRFIKNLACSGICAGLVCVPFDVALGASPRCCLWLHTLLLCKTLKFLHKLFCSVTVLSFSAIALDRYYSVLYPLERKISDARSRDLVIYIWVHAVVASLPVFAVTNVTDVYVTSSCSDDHARSLGHMVYVLIYNITTVIFPLALVFLFMLLIRRALSASQKKKVIIAALRTPQNSISIPYVSQREGELHATLLAAVLAFSACSAPYGALVVYRTILADPEELPALLYLTALWLPKVSLFTNPVLFLTVNRSARHCCLELLSRIQRRYSRRNVVSTGGLASLGGDGVIGEPVGLETAGRSGSQLLEMFNIGQQQIFRPEEEEEEEHAENEIPSHGSGDCKEEQKSGSRLGSFRGEVKTTKDSRGGLVITKEVPSSVPRASPVHTCAYASSSQVAPATPATSIDAEDSTQFGFGPFELPPQWLPETRNSKKRLLPPLGNTPEELIQTKLPRQRPERRISRNNKVSTIPIVDP